A single genomic interval of Apis cerana isolate GH-2021 linkage group LG2, AcerK_1.0, whole genome shotgun sequence harbors:
- the LOC107992502 gene encoding rab11 family-interacting protein 2 yields MWSPTHVQVTVQRAKNLLTKGKHKSNDCFVTIALGKEKYQTSVKEKASKDVEWHEECELLIPEQGNTAEIVLTALHRNFLGVDEFLGTISIPLSSFDVYERPRNRWYTLGSKPGKENTKERGELEVKIGFIVKAGSLTDLSHKERHKSSLGQLSTAAHSIGGSLLSIGSFEKRKGLRKLAKSIGNRVKGKSKHNLDKGDDLDEKEEHKFRTTQQEPGEADPGVISEDEDEFTFDDLSHKSSASSLNTPVVGSNRVGSVTSITSSNNNFETHQLPSVPANSVPNKPPRFSVSSSAISLSKVDNIKEDEWGLKLYGKQVNNNVKRWENKPSPKIIIDEPKVESCETSSVNSPSSTLKRQETSETPNPAPRELLQTKNKIEDKLGSNKEKNVKEEKFKEKKEDKYGCWSPKDEKQLRKDKKKEKENKFKEFNDDNNLSSERIIIGGEDAIKTTATIKSHLPHEVLTQFEGKSREDLIELTLQLQAEVTEKKKRLTDLEDYIDALLLRVIECSPRLLQNPYQSQRRLSSPGHQ; encoded by the exons ATGTGGAGTCCGACGCACGTTCAAGTGACAG TTCAAAGAgcgaaaaatttgttaactAAAGGAAAACATA AGTCCAACGATTGTTTCGTGACGATTGCGCtcgggaaagaaaaatatcaaacgtCTGTGAAGGAGAAAGCTTCGAAGGATGTAGAATGGCACGAAGAATGCGAGTTACTTATACCTGAGCAAGGAAACACTGCGGAAATTGTCCTTACGGCCCTCCATCGTAATTTCTTGGGAGTTGACGAATTTCTCGGCACTATCAGCATACCTTTATCCAGCTTTGACGTTTACGAAAGACCGAGGAACAGATg GTATACACTCGGGAGTAAACCAGGCAAAGAAAATACGAAAGAGAGAGGTGAACTCGAAGTAAAAATAGGTTTCATTGTAAAAGCTGGTAGCTTAACTGATTTGAGTCATAAAGAACGTCACAAAAGTTCTCTTGGTCAATTATCCACAGCTGCTCATTCAATAGGTGGAAGTTTACTCAGTATAGGCAGTTTTGAAAAACGTAAAGGTTTAAGAAAATTAGCTAAATCGATTGGAAATCGTGTGAAAGGAAAGAGCAAACATAATTTGGATAAAGGAGATGATTtagacgaaaaagaagaacataAATTTCGAACTACGCAACAAGAACCAGGTGAAGCCGATCCTGGTGTTATTAGCGAAGACGAAGATGAGTTTacg TTCGACGATTTGTCTCATAAGAGTTCAGCATCATCTTTAAATACTCCAGTAGTTGGCAGTAATAGAGTAGGTTCGGTGACATCAATTACTTcctccaataataattttgaaacacaTCAACTTCCATCAGTGCCAGCGAATTCGGTACCGAATAAACCCCCACGATTCTCTGTGAGCTCTTCTGCTATCTCCTTATCCAAGGTGGATAATATCAAAGAAGATGAGTGGGGTTTAAAGCTTTATGGTaaacaagttaataataatgttaaaag ATGGGAAAATAAACCAAGtccgaaaattataatagatgaGCCAAAGGTCGAATCTTGTGAAACATCATCTGTAAATTCGCCTTCTTCAACTTTAAAACGTCAAGAAACTTCAGAGACTCCGAATCCTGCACCACGTGAACTTTTACAAACAAAGAATAAGATAGAAGATAAATTAGGatcgaataaagaaaagaatgtgaaagaagaaaaatttaaagagaagaaagaagataaatatggTTGTTGGAGTCCTAAGGATGAAAAACAATTAAGAAAGgataagaaaaaggaaaaagagaataaattcaAGGAATTTAAtgacgataataatttatcttcggAAAGAATTATCATAGGAGGTGAAGATGCAATTAAAACTACGGCAACAATAAAAAGCCATTTACCACATGAAGTTCTGACACAGTTTGAAGGAAAATCAAGAGAG gaTCTCATCGAGCTAACATTACAATTACAAGCAGAAgtaacagaaaagaaaaaacgtctAACCGATTTGGAAGATTATATAGATGCATTATTACTGCGAGTAATTGAATGTTCGCCACGTTTATTGCAAAATCCATATCAATCGCAAAGACGTTTGTCATCACCTGGTCatcagtaa
- the LOC107992496 gene encoding Na(+)/H(+) exchange regulatory cofactor NHE-RF1 gives MSSLKGDKIPCARLCHIVKWDDFDGYGFNLHAEKGKNGQFIGKVDDGSPSQAAGLRQGDRIIEVNEINIANETHKQVVERIKAFPNETKLLVVDQEADEYFRANNIVIKGTMANVKVIKTPEKNPNSSEQEELNGSNASTDENAQKSSGSNDTLHSESSTVSASATRTSTRSENDNENESEREETGQENGNSIKNDTTTMAHVHGTGNGNVTGNNESRQGLNLKMSAKELRAQLALRKKYDPKKESIGFKDKFDIVQKL, from the exons ATGTCTTCTTTGAAGGGTGATAAAATTCCATGTGCCCGACTTTGCCATATCGTCAAGTGGGATGATTTTGACGGATATGGATTTAACCTACACgcagaaaaaggaaaaaatggtcAATTTATTGGTAAGGTGGACGACGGTTCTCCTAGTCAGGCCGCTGGTTTACGACAAGGTGATCGAATCATCGAGGTTAATGAAATCAACATCGCAAACGAGACTCATAAGCAGGTTGTTGAACGCATAAAGGCTTTTCCTAATGAGACGAAGCTTCTGGTGGTCGACCAAGAAGCCGACGAATATTTCAGGGCCAACAACATCGTTATCAAGGGCACTATGGCGAACGTCAAGGTGATCAAGACCCCAGAGAAGAATCCGAATAGTAGCGAACAAGAAGAGCTTAACGGCAGCAATGCCTCAACTGATGAG AACGCACAAAAATCAAGCGGGTCGAACGATACGTTGCACAGCGAGAGCAGCACGGTGTCGGCAAGCGCAACGAGAACGTCGACCAGAAGCGAGAACGATAACGAAAACGAGAGCGAACGCGAAGAAACTGGCCAAGAGAACGGGAACAGTATTAAGAACGATACGACGACGATGGCGCACGTGCATGGCACAGGGAACGGGAACGTTACCGGTAACAACGAGTCACGACAGGGTTTGAACCTGAAGATGAGTGCCAAAGAACTTAGAGCCCAGCTAGCACTTCGCAAGAAATACGATCCGAAGAAAGAATCAATCGGTTTCAAGGACAAATTTGACATCGTGCAAAAATTATAA